Proteins found in one Ammospiza nelsoni isolate bAmmNel1 chromosome 15, bAmmNel1.pri, whole genome shotgun sequence genomic segment:
- the RBMX2 gene encoding RNA-binding motif protein, X-linked 2, with protein sequence MNPLTKVKLINELNAREAELGVQEAVSWHAEYKDSAWIFVGGLHYALTEGDVICVFSQYGEVVNINLVRDKKTGKSKGFCFLCYEDQRSTILAVDNFNGIKIKGRTIRVDHVANYRPPKESEDWDDVTRALHAKGCGVKTPPHTSSDSASEDEDVLVKKQKEKQQSRAERSKSSPQAGKRVSTEEPHARIKIKKEKEDPGYERYAGGSAGRSAGSRTQRDEEQRRHQRHSDSRGDKNCREHRGQSGSWEEREKREEAGRRGDGHSSRQDASPRGGRSREPHSRHRERGSGRDSGRC encoded by the exons ATGAA CCCCCTGACGAAGGTGAAGCTGATCAATGAGCTGAACGCGCGGGAGGCGGAGCTGGGCGTGCAGGAGGCGGTGTCGTGGCACGCGGAGTACAAGGACAGCGCTTGGATCTTTGTGG GCGGGCTGCACTACGCGCTGACCGAGGGTGATGTCATCTGCGTGTTCTCGCA gTACGGCGAGGTCGTCAACATCAACCTCGTGCGCGACAAGAAGACCGGGAAGTCCAAGGGTTTCTGCTTCCTGTGCTATGAGGACCAGCGAAGCACCATCCTGGCTGTGGATAACTTCAATGGGATCAAG ATCAAGGGACGGACCATCCGCGTGGACCACGTGGCCAACTACCGGCCCCCCAAGGAGTCTGAGGACTGGGATGACGTGACTAGAGCCCTCCATGCCAAGGGCTGCGGGGTCAAAACGCCGCCCCACACCTCGTCCGACTCCGCATCTGAGGATGAGGATGTGCTcgtgaaaaagcagaaag AGAAgcaacagagcagagcagaacgGTCCAAGTCGAGCCCGCAAGCCGGGAAGCGGGTGAGCACGGAGGAGCCCCATGCCAGGATCAAGAtcaagaaggagaaggaggaccCGGGGTACGAGCGCTATGCTGGCGGGAGCGCCGGCAGGAGCGCCGGGAGCAGGACACAGCGGGATGAGGAGCAGCGGCGGCACCAGCGGCACTCGGACAGCAGGGGGGACAAGAACTGCCGCGAGCACAGGGGCCAGAGCGGCTCCTGGGAGGAACGGGAGAAGAGGGAGGAGGCTGGCAGGAGGGGCGACGGGCACAGCAGCCGGCAGGATGCGTCCCCCAGGGGAGGCAGGTCTCGGGAGCCCCATTCCCGGCACAGGGAGCGGGGCTCTGGCAGAGACTCCGGTcgctgctga